AGCGGACTGGATCGAAGGGATTAGGGACTACGACTTCGACTCCCTGCTCGGCTGGTACGAGCGGAATGCTGGGAAGTACTGGAACGAGCTCCTTTTCCTCCGTGGAATTCTCAACGCTTCAGACCACCTTGCTTCAGCCGGTGAGCTTGCCGTTCGCTTGCTGTCCGACATAAGAACCGCCGTTGAGTCCCATCTTCCCCCGGAGCACTGGAGGCCCCTCCAAAAAGAGGCGAGTGAAACGGAGGGCAACTTAATCCTACGCGCGCCGACGGGTTACGGCAAGACCGAGGCTTCTCTCCTCTGGGCCAACCGGAATGCGTTCCAAACCAGGAAAGGAATAGCCAGCAGGATATTCTACGTCCTCCCATACAAGGCCAGCATAAACGCCATGCACTCGCGCCTTTTGACTCTCTTCCGCGAGCCAGAACTCGTGGGCGTTCTTCACAGCTCTGCAGCCTTTTACCTTTACTCCTCCAAGCTGGAATACAAACGCCTCTCCTCGCTCTACAGGAAGATTTATACGCCCCTCAAGGTCACGACGCCGTTTCAGCTCATGAAACCTTTCTTCGGCGTTGGCTTTCCTGAGATGGGTCTGACGGAGCTGACTGGCTCGCTCCTCATCTTCGACGAGATTCACGCCTACGAACCAAACGTCCTTGGGATAATCCTCGCCATGCTCGAACTGCTGAGGGAGAGAAAAACCAAGACCCTAGTGATGACGGCCACACTACCAAAATTCCTTGAGGAACTCTTGCGCGATATTCTTAAGCCCCGTTTGTTGAGTGTCGAGCCGGAGGAGGCCAACAGGTTTACGAGGCACCGCGTGAACGTCATAGACGGCTCGATGGACGAGGTTGGGGAGCTTCTCACTGAAGTCCGGGCGGAAGGCCCCGTTCTCATAGCTTGCAATACGGTATCAAGGGCGATTGATGTTTACTCGCACCTGCGCGATGATTATAACACCATGCTCCTTCACAGCAGGTTCACCTACGGAGACAGGGAGGAGAAGGAGAGGAAGCTCCTTGTGAACCTAAACGACTACGACGTCGTCGTTGCCACCCAAGTTGTGGAAGTTTCGCTCGACATAAGCTTCTCGACGATAATCACAGAACCTGCTCCCCTCGATGCCCTGATTCAGCGCTTCGGCAGAGTGAACAGGCGGGGATTTGGAGAACCGAGGGACGTTTATATCCTGACGAAGGGGGGCGATGGAGACAAAAAGGTGTATCCGATGGAAGTCGTGAGGGAGAGCCTCAAACTCCTTGCGGAACTCAACGGAAAGCCCCTTCTTGAATCGATGGTTCCGGAACTCGTTACCAGTGCGTACGAGCCGTTGGCAAACAAGCTTAGGACGGACGTCATGACTTATCGCGAGCAGGCCCTTGAGCTGTTTAGGAGTCGGAAGCCACTGAGGGGCAGGGAGAGCGAACAGAGGTTCTACGAGATGTTCCACGGCCTCGAAGCGGTTCCTAGTGTTTATCAGGACAGGGTCCTGGAACTGATTATCCATGGGAGGTCAATCGAGGTCCACCGATATCTCGTTCCCGTTCCATGGTGGCTCTTTATGAGCGAAAGCTACGCCTTCCATCGTCTTTCCGACAGGGGGCCTGGTAAATACGTTCTCGTTGCGGAGCTTGAGTACAGCCCCGAGCTTGGCCTTCTGAGAGAACCGTCAAGCGGGGGCGAGGCGCTGTGAGCTACAACAAAAACTATAAAATTTATTACATAAAATACTGTTACAGGTGAAGGTGTAATGAAGGCACCCTTCGTCTATGGGAGAAAAGTGGGCAGGGAACACTTTGCAGACAGAGAGGAAGAGGTTGAGAGGCTCAAAATAGCCATGATGAGCGGTCAGAACGTTATCATATACTCACCAAGGCGCTATGGAAAGAGTTCCCTCGTGGGCATTGCCCTGGAGGAACTTGGGAAAAAAGTGTATCCGATAGAAGTCGACTGCTCGGGGGTCCTCACCAAGAAAGAGCTTGCCGAGAGAATAAGCTCGGCAGCGATAAGAACATGGAAAGGACGGATAGAGGAGTTCCTGAGGAAGCTGTTTAAAACAACAACGCCCAGAATCATCATAGGAAAAAGACTCAGCGTGGAGTTTGTTGTGGGAGAGGAAAACACCGCCCTCGAAGAAGCTCTAAAGTTGCCAAAGCGTCTCGCGGAGATCACAGGAAAGAGAGTTGTGGTCGTTTTTGATGAGTTCCAAGAGGTGAGCAACCTTGGAAAGGAAGTTCTCCCAAAAATGCGCGCCGAATTTCAGAAACATAAGGGCGTGACCTACGTCTTCGTGGGGAGCAAGCAGGGGATGATGCGTGAGATATTCCAGTCACCCAGCAGTCCCTTTTACAACTTCGGGATGCACATGATTCTCAAGAGAATCCCAGAGGGGAAGTTCAAGCCCTTCATTGAAAACAAATTCAAGGAGAGTGGGTTTGAGATTGACGACGAGCTGATAGACTCCGTGCTGAGGATAACTAAAGGACATCCTCACTACACGCAGATGCTGTGCTACCGACTGTGGTTAAACGCCCTCCTTTCGAAGAGGGGCGGTATATCCGGGGAAGACCTGGAGAAAGCCCTTGAAGAGATACTCAACGAAACAGCGGAGTTCTTTGAGGAAATGTGGGACTCCCTGACGATAAACCAGCGGAGGCTCCTCGTTGCGATAGCGCGGAACGAGAGCGACCTTTACTCAAGGGACTTCCTTAACCGATACGGCTTTGAAAGGGCTTCAACAGTCCAGGCGGCGTTGAGGGCCCTTAAAGAAAAGGAGCTGATAGTGCGGGAAAATGGAAAATACTTGATAGAAAATCCCCTCTTTGAGCTCTGGATACTCAAGGTAAGCGAGGGCTGAAGGGTGGAGGAATACCCCCTCGATGACCTCCTCATCACCGGCACGGAAATCAACTACCTCTTCATCTGTCCGACAAAGCTCTGGTACTTCGCGAAGGGCATAACGATGGAGCAGGAGAGTGAGTGGGTCGACCTCGGCAAATTCCTCCACGAGCGGCGCTACGGCAACGAGGAGAAGGAGGTTCAGATCGGGAGGGTAAAGATAGACTTCATCAGGAAGGGCGAAATCATAGAGGTTCACGAGGTTAAAAAGGGCAAGTCCATGGAAAAGGCCCACGAGATGCAGGCGCTCTACTATCTCTACTACCTCAAACGGCTCGGTGTCAAGGCCGTGGCTGTTCTCCACTACCCCCAGCTCAACGAGACGAAGGAGATAACCCTCGACGGCAGGGAGCGGGAAGTTGAAGAAGCTATCCAAGAGGTAGCCCAGATTAAATCATTACCCTCCCCTCCGAAGCCGGTTAAATCGAAGAAATGCCGGAAATGCGCCTACTACGAGCTCTGTTGGGTCTGAGGTGGTGGTATGCGAAAGCGCTCCAAAACGATTCTCTCCGATGGAACCCTCTTCCGGAGGGAGAACACCCTCTACTTCCAGAACGCCAAGATGGAAAAGCCAAAGCCCCTTGTGGTGGAGGGCATCTACGACATCTACATCTACGGCCACGTGAACATAACATCCCAAGCGCTTCACTACCTCGCCCAGAAGGGAATAGCGGTTCACTTCTTCAACCACTACGGCTACTACGACGGCAGCTTTTACCCGAAGGAGAAGCTGCACTCCGGAGACCTGGTCATAAGGCAGGCCGAGCACTACCTCGACCGAGAGAAGCGCCTTGAACTGGCGAGGCTCTTCGTTAAAGGCTCAGCCCTGAACATGGGGAAGAACCTGAAGCGCTGGAAGGTCGCCGATGGCTTCTCCGACCTGGTGAGGGAGCTGTTTGAGGAGCTTGAAAATGCCAGAAAAATAACCGAGATTATGAACGTTGAAGCCCGTATAAGGAGTGAGTACTATTCAAGATGGGACGAGCACCTGCCCGAGGGGTTCAAGATAGTCAAGCGCACGCGCAGACCACCGGAGAACGAGATGAACGCCCTGATAAGCTTCCTCAACTCAAGGCTCTACGCGACGATAGTTTCCGAGCTCTACAACACCCAGCTCGTCCCGACCGTCAGCTATCTCCACGAGCCAGGGGAGAGGCGCTTTTCCCTGGCGCTCGACCTGAGCGAAATTTTCAAGCCGGTCATAGCGGACAGGGTAGCCAACAGGCTCGTGAGGCAGGGGGTTATCAGGAAAGAACACTTCAGGGAAGAACTCAATGGAGTTCTGCTCACAAAAGAAGGCATGAGAAAAGTGACGGAGGCGTACAACGCTGAGCTACGGAAGAGCGTGAGGCACCCAAACCTGAGAAAGAACGTGACGAAGCAGAGGTTGATAAGGCTCGAAGCCTACAAGCTCATGCGCCACTTCGTTGGTAGCGGCAGGTATGAGCCGCTGGTGGCGTGGTTCTGAGGTGGGGAATATGGACTACCCTGAGGAGATTGAAGAGTTCAACGAGAGGATCCGTAACGCAATAGCCGGAAAGACGCCGGAACGGAAGATATGGGTGACTTCCCTGAGCTTCTGCCTTCGCAAGGCGGCGCTCTCTGTTTATCTTGGAACGTTCAGGTACGAAAGGACGGGGGAGATGCTCGTCGGCAGTATCCTGCACGAATGGCTGGGGAACGCCGTGAGTGGAGACGACATAGAGTTCGAGGTGCCGGTTGAATACACACTGGACGAGGGCTGGAAGCTCGTTGGGAGGGTGGATGCAGTTAAGGGAGACTATCCCCTGGAGTTCAAGTTCCGGGGGTTTACTGCGGGGGTGATGAGAGCCCAAAGGATCCGGAGGAGCTGGATGAACCGCCCAGGCTCGCCGTTGAGCAGCTCAACACGTACCTCAACATAATGGAAAAGGA
This window of the Thermococcus thermotolerans genome carries:
- a CDS encoding PD-(D/E)XK nuclease family protein, encoding MDYPEEIEEFNERIRNAIAGKTPERKIWVTSLSFCLRKAALSVYLGTFRYERTGEMLVGSILHEWLGNAVSGDDIEFEVPVEYTLDEGWKLVGRVDAVKGDYPLEFKFRGFTAGVMRAQRIRRSWMNRPGSPLSSSTRTST
- a CDS encoding AAA family ATPase yields the protein MKAPFVYGRKVGREHFADREEEVERLKIAMMSGQNVIIYSPRRYGKSSLVGIALEELGKKVYPIEVDCSGVLTKKELAERISSAAIRTWKGRIEEFLRKLFKTTTPRIIIGKRLSVEFVVGEENTALEEALKLPKRLAEITGKRVVVVFDEFQEVSNLGKEVLPKMRAEFQKHKGVTYVFVGSKQGMMREIFQSPSSPFYNFGMHMILKRIPEGKFKPFIENKFKESGFEIDDELIDSVLRITKGHPHYTQMLCYRLWLNALLSKRGGISGEDLEKALEEILNETAEFFEEMWDSLTINQRRLLVAIARNESDLYSRDFLNRYGFERASTVQAALRALKEKELIVRENGKYLIENPLFELWILKVSEG
- the cas1b gene encoding type I-B CRISPR-associated endonuclease Cas1b produces the protein MRKRSKTILSDGTLFRRENTLYFQNAKMEKPKPLVVEGIYDIYIYGHVNITSQALHYLAQKGIAVHFFNHYGYYDGSFYPKEKLHSGDLVIRQAEHYLDREKRLELARLFVKGSALNMGKNLKRWKVADGFSDLVRELFEELENARKITEIMNVEARIRSEYYSRWDEHLPEGFKIVKRTRRPPENEMNALISFLNSRLYATIVSELYNTQLVPTVSYLHEPGERRFSLALDLSEIFKPVIADRVANRLVRQGVIRKEHFREELNGVLLTKEGMRKVTEAYNAELRKSVRHPNLRKNVTKQRLIRLEAYKLMRHFVGSGRYEPLVAWF
- the cas4 gene encoding CRISPR-associated protein Cas4, yielding MEEYPLDDLLITGTEINYLFICPTKLWYFAKGITMEQESEWVDLGKFLHERRYGNEEKEVQIGRVKIDFIRKGEIIEVHEVKKGKSMEKAHEMQALYYLYYLKRLGVKAVAVLHYPQLNETKEITLDGREREVEEAIQEVAQIKSLPSPPKPVKSKKCRKCAYYELCWV
- the cas3 gene encoding CRISPR-associated helicase Cas3'; amino-acid sequence: MRVCYAKFLPHDFLECHTNDAINVLKSMRRAFKWLEEFFPRIWELSFYSVLLHDLGKCASGFQRDPRKWGYRHEILSTPFTSFLSLPDDERNLVALAILTHHRTLDEIEEVLPGGEHRGEFEEKVGELLQNRDYIEGIFFERVPYWELYFFGRRKGIFNPPADWIEGIRDYDFDSLLGWYERNAGKYWNELLFLRGILNASDHLASAGELAVRLLSDIRTAVESHLPPEHWRPLQKEASETEGNLILRAPTGYGKTEASLLWANRNAFQTRKGIASRIFYVLPYKASINAMHSRLLTLFREPELVGVLHSSAAFYLYSSKLEYKRLSSLYRKIYTPLKVTTPFQLMKPFFGVGFPEMGLTELTGSLLIFDEIHAYEPNVLGIILAMLELLRERKTKTLVMTATLPKFLEELLRDILKPRLLSVEPEEANRFTRHRVNVIDGSMDEVGELLTEVRAEGPVLIACNTVSRAIDVYSHLRDDYNTMLLHSRFTYGDREEKERKLLVNLNDYDVVVATQVVEVSLDISFSTIITEPAPLDALIQRFGRVNRRGFGEPRDVYILTKGGDGDKKVYPMEVVRESLKLLAELNGKPLLESMVPELVTSAYEPLANKLRTDVMTYREQALELFRSRKPLRGRESEQRFYEMFHGLEAVPSVYQDRVLELIIHGRSIEVHRYLVPVPWWLFMSESYAFHRLSDRGPGKYVLVAELEYSPELGLLREPSSGGEAL